From the genome of Hyperolius riggenbachi isolate aHypRig1 chromosome 9, aHypRig1.pri, whole genome shotgun sequence, one region includes:
- the GMFB gene encoding glia maturation factor beta produces MSESLVVCEVDEQLVEKLKKFRFRKETSNAAIIMKIDKDRRLVVLEEEHEGISPDELKDELPERQPRFIVYSYKYQHEDGRVSYPLCFIFSSPVGCKPEQQMMYAGSKNKLVQQAELTKVFEIRNTEDLTEEWLQEKLGFFH; encoded by the exons AGTGAGTCCTTGGTTGTGTGTGAGGTGGACGAGCAACTGGTAGAGAAGCTGAAGAAATTCCGTTTCCGCAAAGAGACCAGCAATGCGGCTATTATCA TGAAAATAGACAAAGACCGACGCCTGGTGGTGCTAGAAGAGGAACATGAG GGCATCTCCCCCGATGAGCTGAAAGACGAGCTACCGGAGAGGCAGCCCAG ATTCATAGTGTACAGCTATAAGTACCAGCATGAGGACGGACGGGTCTCCTACCCCCTGTGCTTCATCTTCTCCAGTCCTGTAG GCTGTAAGCCGGAACAGCAGATGATGTACGCCGGCAGCAAAAACAAACTGGTCCAGCAAGCTGAACTCACAAAG GTATTTGAGATCCGGAATACCGAGGACCTCACTGAAGAGTGGTTGCAGGAGAAGCTGGGATTTTTCCACTAA